TCGCCCGCCCCAATCAAACCAACATATAGGGTGTTACGAATAAATTTATCGAGACAATATATAGTCACGAATTCAAGAAATTATATATATCCTTACTTTCCACTTTTCCAAGTGGAGCGTTGACTCCACTGACTACTAGAAGCGAGATACACAAGGTTTAAAATTAATATATGAGACGAGAACAATCGCTTGCGGTCTTCCTCTCTGCACTGATCATGCTTTCGATGATCGGTATGGGGGTAGTCGGGGCTGCAGGCAACTCGACGGCAAGTTTGGATAGTAGTAGTGTACTCGAGGACGGCGAGACGGACCTGCTCGAGCGCACCACAGCTGAGGTACTGACTGAGGAAGAGGCGAAGAAAATGGCCGAGATAGATCGCGAGCTCGAGGAGAAAGAGGGTCCGACGGACATCCTCATTCTTCTCGAAGAAGAGCTCGAAGTCGTTTCGGCCCACGACCGTGAGGCGACGGTGGCAAGCCTCCAGAGTCAGGCTGCTGAGTCTCAAGAACCCGTCGTTACCGAACTCGAGACGCTCGATGGCGTGACGGTAGACCGCCAGTTCTGGATCGGTAACATCGTGAGCGTGACGGTCGATCTCGACGACCAGGAGCTCGAGCGCCTCGCCGAGATCGACGGCGTCGAGCAAGTGGTGAAAAACTACGAGATCGAGCCACCAGCGCCGGTCCCAACCGACGGGGAGGCTCCCGATGAGTACGAGGACGTCACGTACGGCCTCGATCAGATCAATGCACCAGACGTCTGGGAGGCCTACGGCACCCAGGGTGACGGTGCGGTCATCGCCATCCAGGACAACGGATTCGACGTCGATCACCCCGACCTCGACTTCGAAGAGGCGGTGAGACTCGACGGTGACGGAAACGTCGTCGGACCGGCTGAGGTCGACGACGTCCAGGCACACGGCACTCACGTGGCCAGCACGGCTGCGGGTGGCAACGCTTCCGGAACCTGGATCGGCGTCGCACCCGAAGCCGAACTCCACGGACACGACATCTTCTCCGAGGGAGGTGTCGTCGGTGCGTCCATCGGTTCCATGCAGCTAGCCGTCGAGAACGACGCCGACGTCGTCAGTGGAAGCTGGGGCTCCGGCTGCAACGTGAACTTCCCACCACCGGTGTACAACGACGTGATGGTCGAGCCGATCGAAAACACCTACGAGTCCGGTGTGAGCGTCGTCAGCTCCAGCGGCAACGCCGGCGAGAGCTGTGTCGGTGGCTTCGCCAGCGACTTCAACTCGTTCTCGATCGGGAACTCCATGGCAGATCTGGGTATCAACCCCAGCTCGAGTGGCTCGCTGATCGACAAGTACCACGGACAGCCCGACTGGCCCGAAGAGTCGTACGAAGGGATGCCCGAAGAAGACGAAGATTCCAGCTACGTGAGCTTCGACGACCCGCCGGCCGACTGGCCACAGCAGTGGATCGATCCGGACGTCTCCGCACCGGGAACGGCCGTCTACGGCGCACTCCCGGGTGGTGGATACGGCGAACTGACCGGGACGAGTATGTCCTCGCCGCACGTCGCGGGGGCAATCGCGCTGGTCCAGTCTGCGACTGACGAACACCACGAGCCGAAAGAGATCGAAGCGGCGCTGCTGGAAACGGCCCACAAACCAGCCGAGTGGGACGAGTCCGAGGCGCGCTGGGAAATCGCGAACAAAGACAGCCGGTACGGCGTCGGTATCATCGACGTCAAAGCGGCCATCGACCAGCTCGAGGAGACCGGCGTCGAAACGGTCACTGGTACCGTCACCGACGAAGACGGCAACCCGGTCGCCGGTGCACAGGTCACGACCGAAGACGGTCAGGTCACCGGCACCGACGAAGACGGCAGCTACGAGCTCACGCTGGCCACCGACGAAGCGACGCTCACCGCCGGCGGCGTCGGCTACACGCCCGACACAAAGACGGTGACCGTCGAAGATGGTGCAACAGCTGACTTCACCGTCGGCGTCACGCTCGAGCCACTCGAGGACTTCTTCGACGACCAGCCGGTGTACGCCGAGATCGGTAGCGAGTTCGAGTTCGGTGGTGAAGTGGTCAATCTCGAATCGTACACGCCCGAACTGTCCGACGAGAGTACGGTCGAAGCGAGTGACGTGTCCCTCGAAGTGAACGGTGAGGAAGCCACACTCGGTGAGACCATCGATCTCAACGAGTCGACGATCGAGATCGTCGTCGAGACGGCCGATGAGCTCTCCGAAGGCGACCTCGTCGGATTCGAACACACGTTCGGCGGACACGGTGCAACGGAAACGCTCGTCACCGGTCCGACCGAGATAACCGAAGAGCTCGAACCGGCGTTCTTCGAGCTCTCGGACCTCGAGGCACCGGAGACGATGCCGCTCGAGAACATCCCGGCCGAGGTTACGGTGACGAACACCGGGCAGGAAACCGACACCGTCGAGCTCGATTACTTCATCGACGAGGCCGGGATCGCGGCACTCGACACGGTGACGCTCGATCCCGGCGAATCCGAAACGCTCCAGTACAGCATCGGCGGCGCCGACGCGCTCTTCGAGTACGGCGACACCGTCGAACACGGGTTCGTGACCGTGACCGAGCGCGATTTCCTCGGTAACCCAACGGAGATCGACGACGAGATCTCCGCTGACCTCACGTTCCTCGCCGACGGGACGCTCTTCCTCGTCGAGGAGTTCGACGCCCCGATGGAGGGCGAGCCCGGTGAGGAAATCGACGTGAGTGCAACGATTACGAACTACGGCCTGGACACTGACACACAGACCGTCGCGTACCACGTCGATGGGGACGAAGTCGAAACGATGGACGTCGAACTCGCGAGCGAGGAGACCACGACGGTCACGTTCGAGAACGTTACCCTCCCCGACGTAGAGGGGTACTACGTCCACGGTGTCGAGACCGCCAACGATAGTGCCGAGTCCAACGTCGGCATCGGCGTCGAGTTCGTCACCGTGACGGTCGTACAGGACGGAAGCGGAGAGTACGGTGAATCGACCGCATCGGTCATCGCCGATCACGTCTCCGCTGAGTTCATCGTCGACGTCGTCGAGAGCGGCGACGCCGCCGCACACGTCGACGACACCGACGTGATGGTCTTCCACGACATCACCGAGGACGACGCCGAAGACGTCCTCTCTGCAGTCGAGGACGACCCGACGACCGGTGCAGTCTACCTCGACCAGTGGGGCGGGAACGCAGACGCAATTCCCACCCGAAGTGACGTCATCGGTGATCCGGCGACCACTGACGAGGCGTTCGCTTTCGATGGCGAGCCGATCATGACCATCTCGGAAGAGCACGAACTCTTCGACGGCGTCGGCGACCCCGGTGACTCCTTCGTGATCCACCACGGTGGCTCGGCGGACATCACCTGGTTCGAGGGAGCCAGCGGCGACACGCTCGCCGAGGCCGAAGTCGACGGCGACAGCGGACCCGCGCTGGCCGTCGATCCAGACACGAACGCCGTTCTCCTCTCGTCGATTGCGACCAGCAGCTACGTCTCCACTGACGAGCTCACCGAGGAGTCTGCAACGCTTCTCGCCAACGCGGTCGAGTACGCCGAAGACCAGCGCAGCTTCACCGGCTCGATCGCCGGCGAAGTGACTGACTCGAAGACCGGCGTTCCCGTCGGCGACGTCACGGTCCAGGCCGAGAACGACGCTGGAGACACCTTCATCGCCGTCACCGACGACGACGGCGAGTACTCGATGAGCGGTCTCGAGCCCGGCCAGTACGTCGTCAACCCGGTCGGCGTCCCCGACGATTACGAGGACCTCGAGGCCATCGTGACCGTCGAGATTGCGGAAGTCAGCGAGGCGAACTTCGAAGTCGACCCGGTCCAGTCGACCATCGCCGGAACCGTCGTCGACCAGAACGATGAGCCACTCGAGGGCGCTGAGGTATTCGATGCGGACGGCGATGCCTTCAGCGCAGTGACCGACGAGAAAGGAATGTTCGCGATCGACTCCGACGCGTTCGAGCAGGGCGACACGGTCGCCCTCCGCGCGGACAAAGACGGCTACGACGAGTCGACCATCGAGTTCCTCGATCTCGGACCCGGAACGAACGAGCTCTCGTTCGAGCTCCAGAAACAGCCCGAGCCCGAGATCGACCTCAGCGACGTCGAGAACGCGAGCTTCGTCCTCGGGGGAACCTACGAGGAACTCACCGCGTCGATCGACTTCGGTGAGGGCTACGCAGCTGACGAGGAGTACACCGTCGTGTTGATGGTCGAAGACGAAGCCGGCGAGCCGGTCGACTTACTCGACAACGAAGGCGTCGAGGTCGAACAGTTCGTCCTCATCGACACCGGCGAGGAAGTCGACATCGTCGACATCGGCGATGGCTACTTCAAAGTCGACAAAGCCGAGCTCGGTTCGGAGATCGAGGGTGAAAGCCTGATCGCCCAGCTCGACATCGCGATCGAGAGCGACGCCGCCGAAGGGGACTACACGTTCACCACGGCGGTCGCCGAGTGGGACAGCGACGACGAGACGATGACCGACGTCGTCGGCGAGCCAGCGGTCGCTCCGTTCACGATCACCGAGAGCGAGTTGGCCCAGTACGCCGACGAGGACGGTATCATCGCCACTGACGGGCTCCGGAACGCCATTGACGACTGGCGTGATGGCGAGATCGAAACCGATCTCCTGCGCGACGTCATCGACGCGTGGCGCTCCGGAGAGAACGTCGTCGAACCGACTGCGAGCGTCCAGCCATCGCTGGTGGTTGCGGCGTAGTCGCGAACCGACTCCGACCTGATTTTTTCGGCGGCGCCGACCGACCCACCGCCGCGAGCGCGGTCAGTAACGGCCTTACCCCTCGAGCGTCTCGCTTCGAGCATGAACGTCGAGAGCGTCGTCTTAGACGTAGACGGGGTGCTCGTGGACGTCGCCGACTCCTACCGGCGGGCGATCCTCGAGTCGGTCGAGCAGGTCTACGGCCGAACGATCCGACGGGACGACATCCAGCGGTTCAAGGACGCGGGC
This portion of the Natronobeatus ordinarius genome encodes:
- a CDS encoding S8 family serine peptidase; amino-acid sequence: MRREQSLAVFLSALIMLSMIGMGVVGAAGNSTASLDSSSVLEDGETDLLERTTAEVLTEEEAKKMAEIDRELEEKEGPTDILILLEEELEVVSAHDREATVASLQSQAAESQEPVVTELETLDGVTVDRQFWIGNIVSVTVDLDDQELERLAEIDGVEQVVKNYEIEPPAPVPTDGEAPDEYEDVTYGLDQINAPDVWEAYGTQGDGAVIAIQDNGFDVDHPDLDFEEAVRLDGDGNVVGPAEVDDVQAHGTHVASTAAGGNASGTWIGVAPEAELHGHDIFSEGGVVGASIGSMQLAVENDADVVSGSWGSGCNVNFPPPVYNDVMVEPIENTYESGVSVVSSSGNAGESCVGGFASDFNSFSIGNSMADLGINPSSSGSLIDKYHGQPDWPEESYEGMPEEDEDSSYVSFDDPPADWPQQWIDPDVSAPGTAVYGALPGGGYGELTGTSMSSPHVAGAIALVQSATDEHHEPKEIEAALLETAHKPAEWDESEARWEIANKDSRYGVGIIDVKAAIDQLEETGVETVTGTVTDEDGNPVAGAQVTTEDGQVTGTDEDGSYELTLATDEATLTAGGVGYTPDTKTVTVEDGATADFTVGVTLEPLEDFFDDQPVYAEIGSEFEFGGEVVNLESYTPELSDESTVEASDVSLEVNGEEATLGETIDLNESTIEIVVETADELSEGDLVGFEHTFGGHGATETLVTGPTEITEELEPAFFELSDLEAPETMPLENIPAEVTVTNTGQETDTVELDYFIDEAGIAALDTVTLDPGESETLQYSIGGADALFEYGDTVEHGFVTVTERDFLGNPTEIDDEISADLTFLADGTLFLVEEFDAPMEGEPGEEIDVSATITNYGLDTDTQTVAYHVDGDEVETMDVELASEETTTVTFENVTLPDVEGYYVHGVETANDSAESNVGIGVEFVTVTVVQDGSGEYGESTASVIADHVSAEFIVDVVESGDAAAHVDDTDVMVFHDITEDDAEDVLSAVEDDPTTGAVYLDQWGGNADAIPTRSDVIGDPATTDEAFAFDGEPIMTISEEHELFDGVGDPGDSFVIHHGGSADITWFEGASGDTLAEAEVDGDSGPALAVDPDTNAVLLSSIATSSYVSTDELTEESATLLANAVEYAEDQRSFTGSIAGEVTDSKTGVPVGDVTVQAENDAGDTFIAVTDDDGEYSMSGLEPGQYVVNPVGVPDDYEDLEAIVTVEIAEVSEANFEVDPVQSTIAGTVVDQNDEPLEGAEVFDADGDAFSAVTDEKGMFAIDSDAFEQGDTVALRADKDGYDESTIEFLDLGPGTNELSFELQKQPEPEIDLSDVENASFVLGGTYEELTASIDFGEGYAADEEYTVVLMVEDEAGEPVDLLDNEGVEVEQFVLIDTGEEVDIVDIGDGYFKVDKAELGSEIEGESLIAQLDIAIESDAAEGDYTFTTAVAEWDSDDETMTDVVGEPAVAPFTITESELAQYADEDGIIATDGLRNAIDDWRDGEIETDLLRDVIDAWRSGENVVEPTASVQPSLVVAA